The nucleotide window TTCTTATTATGGACGAGTTGCGCGAGCAATGTCCTTGGGATAAAAAGCAAACTATGGAATCGCTGCGTCATCTCACTATAGAAGAGGTGTACGAACTTGGTGATGCCATTTTAGATAATGACTTAGATGAGGTAAAAAAAGAGTTGGGAGATGTGTTACTGCATATTGTTTTTTATTCTAAAATAGGAAGCGAAACAGACAATTTTGATATCGCAGATGTATGCAATAGTATCTGCGATAAACTTATAGATCGTCATCCTCACATTTATGGTGATGTAAAAGTTGAAAACGAGGAAGACGTAAAACGTAATTGGGAGCAATTAAAACTCAAAGAAGGTAAGAAGAGTGTTCTTGAAGGTGTACCCAAAAGTCTGCCAGCTATGGTAAAAGCCAATCGCATACAAGATAAAGTAGCAGGTGTTGGTTTTGATTGGGAACAACCAGAACAAGTTTTTGAAAAAGTAGAAGAGGAGTTAGCTGAATTAAAAGCAGAAATAGCAAAAGGTAATCAAGATGCTATAGAAAGTGAGTTTGGCGATGTGATGTTTTCTATGATTAATTATGCGCGCTTTCTAAAAGTTAATCCCGAAAATGCCTTAGAACGTACCAATAAAAAATTCATAAAACGCTTTCAATACCTAGAAAGTAAATCTAAAGCGCTTAATAAACCATTAAAAGACATGACCTTATCTGAAATGGATATTTTTTGGGAAGAAGCGAAATCTCTTTAGTTGTTTGCCATTCCGTATTTGTTTTAGAATCTGATAATGTTAAAATTATCCCAAAACGAAATATGGAACATCCAAACAGAAATTCCCCACGTAAATAAAGTATATAAAAGCAAAACGTTTTTATAATCTTAGTAGGAAATCTTAATTATTATTAAGCGGTTGTAATTAAGGTTAATTTAGTTTAGTTAGGACAAAACCCATCTGTTAGTAACAGATGGGTTTTGGTTTTTATCTAATAAAGAGGTTAAGAAACTAAGAATACATTCCACGAAGCTTAGATAATTTAGCTTTCCAAGTTTCTAATTCTTTTTTGTGCTTAGCAATGTTTTTATGCACGTCTTTTACCAATGGATTATCTGAATCTACATTAGTGAAAAATTGCAAGTTATTTTCAAGCTGCGTTATTTCTGATTTTACCTCGCCAATTTTTTTGCGGATAAAGTTTTGTTCGTTATCTAAAAGTCTGGTATCATCATCATTGTTGGCTAAATTTTCAAGCTTGCTTTCAAATTTTATCATTTCTAACTTAGACTTCTCCATTTTTAGCTTATCAAAAGCATCGTCTATTGCTTTGTAGAATTTACCATCTATGTAGCGTTTATTTTGTGGTACATAGCCAACTTCTTTCCATTCGGCAATTTTTGTTTTTAAAGTTTCTACATCAGCTTTATTGTCACCACTTAGTTCCATGGCTTTTAAGTCATCAAGTAGCTTTACTTTTTTATCAAACGCATCATACAAATGTTGGTTTTCAGCCTTACGTTGTGCATGCATTCTGTCAAAATAGTGGTTACATGCATTTTTAAACTGTTTCCAGATTTTATCGCTATCGCGTCTTGGAACATGACCAATTTTTTTCCAATCGTTTTGAATTTTCTTCATTAAAGGAGTAACAACTGTAAAGTCGTCACTGTCTTTGTTTTCTTCAGCAATTTTTATAAGTTCTTTCTTCTTTTGAAGGTTTTCGTATTGGTCTTTCTTTAAATCTTTATAAAATTTATTTTTACCGCGATTAAAGTTTCGTACCGTGTCTTTAAACTTTGCCCAAGTAGCTTCGTTTACCTTTAAAGGCACTTTACCTGCATTAAAAAATGCTTCACGTAGTGCTTCAACTTCTTTTATTTTCTTTTGCCAAGCACTATGAGCATTAGCTTTATCATCTGCAATAGCTTGTATTTTGGCTATGATTTCTTCTTTCTTTTCAAGATTCTTTTCATAAGCTTTGTCTAAATCTGCATAGTAAGCTTGGCGCTTATCATGTATTGTTTTTGTGGCATTGCTAAAACGTTCCCAGATGTCTTCTCTATGTTCTTTGGCTACAGGTCCAAGTTCCTCTTTCCAAAGTTTATGTAATACCTGCAGCTCTCTAAAAGCACGATTTACGTTGTCATCCTTAGCAAGTTCTTCGGCACGTTCTATAATCTTTAATTTTTGATCATAGTTGTGTTTAAAGTCCATGTCACGCAAGTCGTTATTAAGATGTAAAAAATCGTAAAAACGCTCTACATGATGATGGTAGGTGTTCCAGGCATTATTGTATTTATCTCTTGGTATTGGGCCAGCATTACGCCATTTTTCTTGAAGTTCTTTAAAGGTTTTATAGGTAGTACCCATGTTTTCTTCTACAGAAAGAAGACCTTTAATTTCTTCAATAATAGCTAATCTGTTTTCGAGATTTTGCTTTAAGTTATGTTCGCGCTCTTTGTAGTAGGCACTTATATTTTGTTTGTAATCTTTATAAAGTTGGTTGAATAATTTTTTGGTGTCGTTAGTGTAGTAGAAGTCTATTTCGTTACCACCATCGTTTATAAATTCTTCTTTTTTCTCCTCTAAAAGCTCACTGAATTTAGCATTAAATTCGGCTTTAATTTCATTGACTTGCTTTGAGATGGTCTGAATTTTGTGATGTTTTAAAAGTCTGTTTAATTCTTCAGCTAAATCTTGCATAGACATAGCATGGTAATCTTTTTCTTCGACATCATGACGCTCTGCATTTGAGTCGTCTTCTGCGTCCTCTGCATTAGAAGCTTCAATTTCTGAATGTGCATCAGCGTCTACCTTAGGTTCATTGTTAGGAGCTTTAGTAGTTTCATTTTCATTTTTCACATCAGTATGTTCTTCAACTTGTGGTGTTGATTCTTCTTGCGGAGCAGTGTTTTGTAACTCTACTTCTTTTTTTCCGTCTGCATCTTGCAGGTTATCATTCTCAGACATATGTCGAAATATTTGTTAAGGGTTAAAGATACTAACAACGTGTTGAATTACAAAGGAAATAAAGTGGTGAAGTTTATTTGTGTAATTGTTTAATCGTTGATGTGTTTATTTATTTAATCGTTGGCTAAAAAGAATGTTGAAGGCTTTGAATAAAAGTTTATTCGAATTTAGTTTCACCAATCACCAATCACCAATCACCAATCACCAATCACTAATCACTACTCACTACTTATTCCAGATTTCCCAAGATTTTTCAGCTTGGAGCTTTAGCATGTCTAAGCCATTTATTGTTGTAGCTCCTTTTATCTTTCCGCAATAAAGGAATTTAGTTTCTTCAGGATTATAGATAAGATCGTATAAAATATGGTTGTCTGTTATGCCATCGTAAGGCATGTCAGGACATTCGTTTATATTAGGAAATGTTCCTAAAGGTGTACAGTTTATAATGATTTGAAATGACCTAATGATGTCTTCAGTCAATTCAGAATAGATATAGTTAGCGCTTTCTCTTTTGATGCGTGATACATAATGATATTCAATACCAAGTTTCTTCAATGCATGCGCAATGGCTTTAGAAGCTCCACCTGTACCCAGAATTAAGGCACGTTTATGATGTTTTTTTAAATGTGGACTTAATGAATTTTTGAAGCCATAGTAATCGGTATTATAACCAATTAGCTTACCTTTTTTAAATTTTATAGTGTTAACGGCACCTATTTTTTTGGCACGTTTATTCAATTTGTCTAGTAGCGGAATCACTTCTTCTTTGTAAGGAATGGTAACGTTAAGACCTTTTAAGTTTGAAGTATTTTCAATAATGTCCTTTAGTTTGTCAATTGATTCTAAATCAAAATTCACATACGTATGCGGTAAGCCCTCGTTT belongs to Winogradskyella sp. J14-2 and includes:
- a CDS encoding shikimate dehydrogenase family protein; amino-acid sequence: MDNAQDKLKLKFGLVGKNISYSFSRGYFGDKFSNEGLPHTYVNFDLESIDKLKDIIENTSNLKGLNVTIPYKEEVIPLLDKLNKRAKKIGAVNTIKFKKGKLIGYNTDYYGFKNSLSPHLKKHHKRALILGTGGASKAIAHALKKLGIEYHYVSRIKRESANYIYSELTEDIIRSFQIIINCTPLGTFPNINECPDMPYDGITDNHILYDLIYNPEETKFLYCGKIKGATTINGLDMLKLQAEKSWEIWNK
- the mazG gene encoding nucleoside triphosphate pyrophosphohydrolase — translated: MSDKTAQLKAFERLLLIMDELREQCPWDKKQTMESLRHLTIEEVYELGDAILDNDLDEVKKELGDVLLHIVFYSKIGSETDNFDIADVCNSICDKLIDRHPHIYGDVKVENEEDVKRNWEQLKLKEGKKSVLEGVPKSLPAMVKANRIQDKVAGVGFDWEQPEQVFEKVEEELAELKAEIAKGNQDAIESEFGDVMFSMINYARFLKVNPENALERTNKKFIKRFQYLESKSKALNKPLKDMTLSEMDIFWEEAKSL
- a CDS encoding DUF349 domain-containing protein, which translates into the protein MSENDNLQDADGKKEVELQNTAPQEESTPQVEEHTDVKNENETTKAPNNEPKVDADAHSEIEASNAEDAEDDSNAERHDVEEKDYHAMSMQDLAEELNRLLKHHKIQTISKQVNEIKAEFNAKFSELLEEKKEEFINDGGNEIDFYYTNDTKKLFNQLYKDYKQNISAYYKEREHNLKQNLENRLAIIEEIKGLLSVEENMGTTYKTFKELQEKWRNAGPIPRDKYNNAWNTYHHHVERFYDFLHLNNDLRDMDFKHNYDQKLKIIERAEELAKDDNVNRAFRELQVLHKLWKEELGPVAKEHREDIWERFSNATKTIHDKRQAYYADLDKAYEKNLEKKEEIIAKIQAIADDKANAHSAWQKKIKEVEALREAFFNAGKVPLKVNEATWAKFKDTVRNFNRGKNKFYKDLKKDQYENLQKKKELIKIAEENKDSDDFTVVTPLMKKIQNDWKKIGHVPRRDSDKIWKQFKNACNHYFDRMHAQRKAENQHLYDAFDKKVKLLDDLKAMELSGDNKADVETLKTKIAEWKEVGYVPQNKRYIDGKFYKAIDDAFDKLKMEKSKLEMIKFESKLENLANNDDDTRLLDNEQNFIRKKIGEVKSEITQLENNLQFFTNVDSDNPLVKDVHKNIAKHKKELETWKAKLSKLRGMYS